Genomic window (Ureibacillus composti):
ACCAATGCCTATGCAGCAGAAGGTGTAAATGTTGTAACTGAAAGCCAAGAGCAAGCAGTACAAGAAGATTTAATGAACTTAACGTTAGAAAAAGTGGTTAATCGAGCACTAACTGATAATAGCAATCTACAAATTTTATCGTACCGATTAGATATACTAGATAAACAAAAAAATGGTGCTGAAAATAGCCTAGATGATATCGAAGATGAGATTGATGATTTAGATGGAGTAAGTATTCCAGGCGTTAAAGGTAGTTATTATGATGCTCGAGACCAATTGTTAGATCAACTAGAACAATTAGAATTACAAAAACCAATTTCGGAGATACAAATGGCCTCAACAAAAGAAGGGGTTCAAACACTTGTTACATCTCGTTATGTTCAATTATTAGCATTACAAGATCAGATTGAATTAAGTAAACAATCGTTAGAATGGTTAGAAGAAGATCTAAAAGTTCTAAAATTAAAAAACGAAGTTGGATTGGTTTCAAAAACGGAAGTACGTGACCTAGAAAGAGAAATGGAATCACTAGCAAGTAAAATTAATGATACACAATCTACATATGAGATTGAATTATTAAAATTACTAGTGGATTTAAACATTCCTTATTCTGAAAATATCACGTTAGCGGATATTGAAAATATTGAAGTGGCACAAGTTGAAAAACCAGCAGAAATCAAAACTCTAATTGATAATTCTTACACGATGAAAACTGCGACTAAAAATGTTGAAGTGGCAGAACTGAACCTAAAACAAAATTGGTACAGTGGAACATACGGTAGACAACAATATCAAATTCAAGTGGATATTGCGAAAGAACAAGTTACTCAAAGTGAAAAAGAATTAACGAACAGTATCAATTCTTTATACGACCAAGCTGATACAATCTATGAATCTTACCAAGATGTACAGCGAGAACTATCTTATTTAGAAGAAGATCAAAATCGCCTTCGTATCCAATATGAAATAGGTTTAATTTCTAAAGTGGATTACGAAAAGATTAATCGTAGCGTTGAACAAAAAGAAGCACAACTAGAGCAGTTAAAATATAACTACTTTATGGTTCAAAAACAAATCGAAGCAGCACAACGCGGATATATTTCATAGGGACAGGTTCCTTGTCCCACTAAATATTTATAATATGGCTACCAACCATTAAGCCCAGCAGAGTTAAAAACTCCGCTGGGCTTATTTTTGTGTGC
Coding sequences:
- a CDS encoding TolC family protein — protein: MKKALITFGAVGLLVSGAYTSTNAYAAEGVNVVTESQEQAVQEDLMNLTLEKVVNRALTDNSNLQILSYRLDILDKQKNGAENSLDDIEDEIDDLDGVSIPGVKGSYYDARDQLLDQLEQLELQKPISEIQMASTKEGVQTLVTSRYVQLLALQDQIELSKQSLEWLEEDLKVLKLKNEVGLVSKTEVRDLEREMESLASKINDTQSTYEIELLKLLVDLNIPYSENITLADIENIEVAQVEKPAEIKTLIDNSYTMKTATKNVEVAELNLKQNWYSGTYGRQQYQIQVDIAKEQVTQSEKELTNSINSLYDQADTIYESYQDVQRELSYLEEDQNRLRIQYEIGLISKVDYEKINRSVEQKEAQLEQLKYNYFMVQKQIEAAQRGYIS